One stretch of Lottiidibacillus patelloidae DNA includes these proteins:
- a CDS encoding SE1561 family protein, protein MANEGIVTLKTKVDKLYKAIDEIEPEQVDLSEIDRILEMVTDLEETCKQLKD, encoded by the coding sequence ATGGCAAATGAAGGAATCGTAACTTTAAAAACAAAAGTCGATAAGTTGTATAAAGCAATCGATGAGATTGAACCAGAGCAAGTTGACTTATCTGAAATTGATCGTATTTTAGAAATGGTTACAGACTTAGAAGAGACATGTAAGCAACTAAAAGATTAA
- a CDS encoding fumarate hydratase, producing the protein MEQFKKSMYDLIVETSTKLPKDVRRAIVKAKARENAGTRAAMSLDTITNNIKMADENVSPICQDTGLPTFKIKVPVGANQIEMKKAIYEAIAEATKNSKLRPNSVDSITGENTGDNLGLGTPVIKFEQWENDYIDARLILKGGGCENKNIQYSLPAELDGLGRAGRDLDGIRKCIMHSVYQAQGQGCSAGFIGVGIGGDRTSGYELAKEQLFRNNDDVNENEDLRKLEEYVMDNANELGIGTMGFGGETTLLGCKIGVINRIPASFFVSVAYNCWAFRRLGVKIDASTGSINEWLYMEGEEIDFTEQVEKEAAKLESENGPKHVTLQAPISEEEIRQLNVGDVVTINGMMYTGRDAIHKHLSDHDAPVNLDGQIIYHCGPVMMKDEAGKYHVKAAGPTTSIREEPYQGDIMKKFGIRAVIGKGGMGPKTLAALKEHGGIYLNAIGGAAQYYADCIKSVEGVDLMEFGIPEAMWHLKVEGFTAVVTMDSHGNSLHEDVNKSSLEKLAKFKDPVFK; encoded by the coding sequence TTGGAACAGTTCAAGAAAAGTATGTACGATTTAATTGTGGAAACGTCAACAAAACTACCAAAAGACGTACGCCGTGCCATCGTTAAAGCGAAAGCACGTGAAAATGCAGGAACTCGTGCTGCGATGTCTTTAGATACAATTACTAATAATATTAAAATGGCTGATGAAAATGTATCGCCAATTTGCCAAGATACTGGATTACCGACATTTAAGATAAAGGTACCAGTTGGTGCAAACCAAATCGAAATGAAAAAAGCAATTTATGAAGCAATTGCAGAAGCAACGAAAAATAGTAAGCTTCGCCCGAATTCTGTTGACTCCATTACAGGGGAAAACACTGGGGATAATTTAGGGTTAGGAACACCGGTCATTAAGTTTGAACAATGGGAAAACGACTACATTGATGCTCGCCTAATTTTAAAAGGTGGCGGATGTGAAAATAAAAATATTCAATATAGCCTTCCTGCTGAGTTAGATGGATTAGGCCGTGCTGGACGTGATTTAGATGGTATTCGCAAATGTATTATGCATTCCGTTTACCAAGCACAAGGGCAAGGCTGTAGTGCTGGATTCATCGGTGTAGGAATTGGTGGAGACCGTACTTCTGGCTACGAATTAGCAAAAGAACAATTATTCCGTAACAATGATGATGTTAATGAAAACGAAGATTTGCGTAAGCTTGAAGAATATGTGATGGACAATGCCAACGAACTTGGTATTGGAACAATGGGGTTCGGCGGTGAAACAACGTTACTAGGTTGTAAAATAGGTGTAATTAACCGTATACCAGCAAGCTTCTTCGTGTCTGTTGCGTATAACTGTTGGGCTTTCCGCCGTTTAGGAGTGAAAATTGATGCTTCTACTGGAAGTATTAACGAATGGCTGTACATGGAAGGCGAAGAAATTGATTTCACGGAACAAGTGGAAAAAGAAGCGGCTAAACTTGAAAGTGAAAATGGACCGAAACATGTAACACTTCAAGCGCCAATCTCAGAAGAAGAAATTCGCCAATTAAATGTTGGGGATGTTGTAACAATTAACGGTATGATGTACACAGGTCGTGATGCGATCCATAAGCATTTATCTGATCATGATGCACCTGTAAATTTAGATGGTCAAATCATTTACCATTGTGGACCCGTTATGATGAAAGATGAAGCTGGAAAATATCATGTGAAAGCTGCAGGACCGACGACTAGTATTCGCGAGGAGCCTTACCAAGGTGATATTATGAAAAAATTTGGTATCCGTGCAGTCATTGGAAAAGGCGGAATGGGACCGAAAACATTAGCAGCTTTAAAAGAACATGGTGGAATTTACTTAAATGCAATCGGTGGGGCAGCACAATATTATGCTGACTGTATTAAATCGGTTGAAGGCGTTGATTTAATGGAATTCGGAATTCCTGAAGCTATGTGGCATTTAAAGGTTGAAGGCTTTACAGCTGTAGTAACAATGGACTCTCATGGAAACAGCTTACATGAGGATGTAAATAAATCATCACTTGAAAAATTAGCGAAATTTAAAGACCCAGTTTTCAAATAA
- a CDS encoding MmcQ/YjbR family DNA-binding protein, whose amino-acid sequence MYDVLSSKQGSELVAKVREICINFREVTEGIDKFGHTSFRIKDKPFIIFGEYEGNITMSIKTLMETQELLIQSGKFKKSPYIGRHGWSTVLDVSAIDWEEMKDLILEGYLRCAPKSIVKDYQKTST is encoded by the coding sequence ATGTATGATGTCTTATCATCTAAACAAGGATCAGAATTAGTAGCAAAGGTTCGGGAGATTTGTATAAATTTCCGTGAAGTGACAGAAGGTATTGATAAATTTGGCCATACGTCGTTTCGTATTAAGGACAAGCCGTTTATAATCTTTGGCGAATATGAAGGTAATATTACTATGTCAATAAAGACATTAATGGAAACGCAAGAGCTATTAATACAATCTGGAAAGTTTAAAAAATCTCCTTACATCGGCAGACATGGTTGGAGTACTGTTTTAGATGTATCAGCCATTGATTGGGAGGAAATGAAGGATCTAATATTAGAAGGATATTTACGATGTGCACCGAAAAGTATTGTTAAGGATTATCAAAAAACATCGACATAA